The bacterium genome includes the window CCGCTCCACCAGGGGCGGCCGGTGCCGGACGTGCCGGCGGTGCCCGCAGGCGAGCAGCGCGATCCAGTCCCCCGCCTCGTCCTGGATGAACCCGGTGATGGTCACGTCGCTCGCGGCCCGCGGGTGAGGGTGAGGAACGTCCCCGTCGCGGTGGCGTGCACGGTGCCGTCCGGCCCGACGAGCCGCCCCGACGTCCGCACCTTGCGACCCTCGACGGCCC containing:
- a CDS encoding DUF3565 domain-containing protein; translation: MTITGFIQDEAGDWIALLACGHRRHVRHRPPLVER